In Armatimonadota bacterium, a single genomic region encodes these proteins:
- a CDS encoding efflux RND transporter permease subunit — protein sequence MTKLALSRPIFIFVLVITTVLIGLISYSGMRKENNPEVNFGTVVVTTAYPGAGPEDVNQLITRKVEQAVSGVNGIREVQGQSQEGISVVTIQLELGVNTESAVNDIRTKVDGILNSIPKDARKPVVAKFDNSSTPVLTLAVSSDKLSSRDLRDLLEDKIIDKFSQVNGVAQAQLSGGDVREIQVRIKKDKLLQYGVGVSDVLSAVQSANANVPGGKFVAGGQDVSVRVKGDFTKVADVENVVIKVNDPNNPQAKAKQVPLGAVAEIVDSVEERSRMARLNGEDTVVVSIQKTKEGNTVEVNTAAKALITKLEKEFPLKFTAAFDESKTVDEALKDVQFSLFFGVFLVAGIVYIFLHNFRGMLIVALAIPTCIFGAFIVMRAVGFTVNTLSMLGLSLAIGVLVDDAIVVLENIFRHLKMGEDPRDAAVNGRNEIGVAALAITLADVVVFLPIAFAGGIAGQFFKSLSLTYVFAVLFSLFVSFTLTPLLAARWYKRGEDIEHPTGWFAKGFEKRFARLEDRYRRILEWCLNHRWFTFIAGNSLLLGVIMLIAGGSAANVAGAIKTAMPLQVIYVAGGILASLIGFFVHKRFTFRPIWGAVLFGLMFPVFAVGGHMFGQWKKESVFKFSFVPSTDPIQIKAAIELPVGSSLEKTDEVARIVEAQFVKNPDIKFTITEVGKQSGARANDSNATNFAEVTGTLYDRQSFIDRVLGSHEKLRTRKAPSIVADLTKGVGKIAGAEVRISGVSGFNFGAPIQLALISDNRALLTKTAADIRDRLAAGEIKGVIGPDVSVKSGKPEIRLLPDYRKAADLGVDATQMGSVIRTMYQGNDDSKMRVEGREYGVRVMLDYEDRNNRDTLATVPIRFNQGRPVYIGSVSRLDEAPGFTAINRRDRAEEIQVTANLLPGFANGVVAGEINKWIKDKNLLPEGVQLRQLGEADAQAREGIFLFSALFLGIFLVYAVLASLYNNYLYPFIIQLAQPQAMVGALLALVITDQAFSVIGFIGIVALVGLVGKNAILVVDYTNTLRERGRSRHDALVEAGPTRLRPILMTTLALVLGLLPVAMALGRGSEFRQSIGTIVLGGIILSTILTLVVIPCSYTIFDDLSNLFAKWMKKPLSFGGPQGYQSGAITDEAGEIEAEEEVESV from the coding sequence GAAGTCCAGGGACAGTCGCAGGAAGGAATCTCTGTTGTGACGATTCAGCTTGAACTGGGTGTGAATACGGAGAGCGCTGTCAACGACATCCGAACCAAGGTTGATGGAATTCTCAACTCGATTCCGAAGGACGCTCGCAAGCCGGTTGTTGCAAAGTTCGACAACTCCTCGACCCCGGTTCTGACGCTTGCCGTTAGCTCCGACAAACTCAGCAGCCGCGACCTTCGGGACTTGCTGGAAGATAAGATCATCGACAAGTTCAGCCAGGTGAACGGGGTCGCCCAAGCTCAGCTGAGCGGCGGTGACGTGCGCGAGATCCAGGTTCGGATCAAGAAGGACAAGCTCCTCCAGTACGGTGTCGGAGTCTCGGATGTGCTCAGCGCTGTGCAAAGTGCGAACGCTAACGTTCCCGGTGGAAAGTTTGTCGCCGGTGGACAAGATGTTTCGGTCCGCGTGAAAGGTGACTTCACAAAAGTCGCCGACGTCGAAAACGTCGTCATCAAAGTCAACGACCCCAATAACCCGCAGGCGAAGGCCAAGCAGGTTCCACTTGGGGCTGTTGCTGAAATTGTTGACTCGGTTGAGGAACGGTCTCGAATGGCTCGTTTGAACGGCGAAGACACCGTCGTTGTCTCGATTCAAAAGACTAAGGAAGGGAACACGGTCGAGGTGAATACCGCGGCCAAAGCATTGATCACCAAGCTTGAGAAGGAGTTCCCACTCAAGTTTACGGCGGCGTTTGACGAGTCCAAAACTGTTGACGAAGCTCTGAAAGACGTTCAGTTCTCGCTTTTCTTTGGCGTCTTCTTGGTCGCAGGAATTGTTTACATCTTCCTCCATAACTTCCGAGGAATGCTCATCGTCGCGCTGGCAATTCCGACTTGTATCTTCGGTGCCTTCATCGTCATGCGCGCAGTTGGCTTTACTGTTAACACGCTCTCGATGCTCGGCCTGTCGCTTGCGATTGGCGTTCTAGTGGATGACGCGATTGTTGTTCTAGAGAACATCTTCCGGCACCTCAAGATGGGTGAGGATCCACGAGACGCGGCGGTAAACGGTCGAAATGAGATCGGCGTTGCGGCACTCGCGATCACGCTTGCCGACGTTGTCGTCTTCTTGCCAATTGCGTTTGCCGGCGGTATCGCTGGTCAGTTCTTCAAATCTCTGTCGTTGACTTATGTCTTCGCGGTTCTGTTCTCCCTATTCGTCTCCTTCACCCTGACGCCGCTCTTGGCGGCTCGCTGGTACAAGCGAGGCGAGGATATCGAGCACCCCACGGGATGGTTTGCCAAGGGCTTTGAGAAGCGATTCGCTCGGCTTGAGGACCGGTATCGCCGAATCTTGGAGTGGTGCCTGAATCATCGTTGGTTCACGTTTATTGCTGGTAACTCGCTGTTGCTCGGCGTCATCATGCTGATTGCGGGAGGAAGTGCGGCGAATGTGGCTGGTGCGATCAAGACAGCGATGCCGTTACAGGTGATCTATGTTGCTGGCGGCATTCTTGCCTCCCTCATAGGCTTCTTCGTTCACAAGCGGTTTACTTTCCGCCCTATTTGGGGAGCTGTGCTGTTCGGGCTGATGTTCCCGGTTTTTGCGGTCGGCGGACACATGTTCGGTCAATGGAAGAAGGAGTCAGTCTTCAAGTTCTCCTTCGTTCCAAGCACCGATCCAATTCAAATCAAGGCGGCGATTGAGCTGCCGGTTGGTTCCTCGCTAGAAAAGACGGACGAGGTCGCTCGCATTGTCGAGGCGCAGTTCGTCAAGAACCCCGACATCAAGTTCACAATCACGGAAGTTGGAAAGCAAAGTGGAGCGCGGGCTAACGATAGCAACGCCACCAACTTCGCAGAAGTGACCGGAACGCTGTATGACCGACAGTCATTCATTGACCGAGTGCTGGGTTCTCACGAGAAGCTTCGCACCCGAAAGGCTCCATCCATCGTTGCGGACCTCACCAAGGGTGTCGGAAAGATCGCTGGAGCTGAGGTCCGGATCTCAGGCGTCTCGGGGTTCAACTTCGGTGCTCCGATTCAGCTCGCACTGATCTCGGATAACCGGGCGTTGCTCACCAAGACTGCGGCCGATATTCGAGACCGACTTGCTGCAGGTGAGATCAAAGGCGTTATTGGGCCTGACGTCAGCGTCAAGTCCGGTAAGCCCGAAATCCGGCTCCTCCCGGACTATCGCAAAGCGGCTGACCTCGGTGTTGACGCAACCCAGATGGGAAGCGTGATCCGTACGATGTACCAGGGTAACGACGATAGCAAAATGCGCGTTGAGGGCCGTGAGTATGGTGTTCGGGTCATGCTCGACTATGAAGATCGAAACAATCGCGACACGCTCGCAACGGTTCCAATTCGGTTCAACCAGGGTCGTCCGGTCTATATCGGCTCAGTTTCTCGACTTGACGAAGCTCCCGGCTTCACGGCGATCAACCGCCGCGACCGAGCTGAAGAGATTCAGGTCACGGCGAACCTTTTGCCAGGCTTCGCCAACGGCGTGGTCGCCGGAGAAATCAATAAGTGGATCAAGGACAAGAATTTGTTGCCAGAAGGCGTTCAGCTCCGACAGCTCGGAGAGGCAGATGCCCAAGCACGGGAAGGAATCTTCTTGTTCTCAGCTCTTTTCCTCGGAATCTTCCTGGTGTACGCCGTTCTCGCCTCCCTGTACAACAACTACCTCTATCCCTTCATCATTCAGCTTGCCCAGCCGCAAGCGATGGTTGGTGCGCTTCTGGCGTTGGTGATCACAGACCAAGCGTTTAGCGTCATCGGGTTTATTGGAATTGTTGCGCTCGTTGGTCTGGTTGGCAAAAATGCAATTCTGGTGGTCGACTACACGAACACACTTCGTGAACGCGGCAGAAGCCGACATGATGCGCTAGTCGAAGCGGGCCCAACCCGATTGCGACCGATCTTAATGACTACCCTGGCACTGGTTCTTGGCCTACTTCCGGTTGCGATGGCTCTTGGACGGGGTTCCGAGTTCCGCCAGAGCATCGGAACCATCGTCCTCGGAGGAATCATCCTTTCGACGATTCTCACCCTGGTGGTCATCCCTTGTTCGTACACAATTTTTGACGATCTGTCGAACTTGTTCGCGAAATGGATGAAGAAGCCGCTGAGCTTTGGCGGCCCGCAAGGCTACCAATCAGGTGCGATCACCGACGAAGCGGGCGAAATCGAAGCGGAAGAAGAAGTCGAATCGGTCTGA
- a CDS encoding fasciclin domain-containing protein: MKIRTSILSLSAILMVAAIPARTNEKDIVDTAVAAGSFKTLVKLVKDAGLVETLKSAGPFTVLAPTDAAFAKVPKAVLKKLAGNKELLKSVLTYHVISGKVLSTDLKEGSVKTVQGESVKINLHGGAFFNKSKVVKADIMTSNGVIHVIDSVLLPPSVAAKL, encoded by the coding sequence ATGAAGATTCGCACTTCCATTCTATCACTTTCTGCAATCCTGATGGTTGCGGCAATCCCAGCTCGCACCAACGAAAAAGATATCGTTGACACTGCGGTAGCTGCAGGATCGTTCAAGACCCTCGTCAAGCTCGTGAAGGACGCTGGCCTCGTTGAGACTTTGAAGAGTGCAGGACCTTTCACTGTCCTCGCCCCAACCGATGCCGCTTTCGCAAAGGTTCCAAAGGCAGTTCTCAAGAAGCTCGCAGGTAACAAGGAACTCTTGAAGAGCGTCCTCACCTACCACGTTATCAGCGGAAAGGTTCTTTCGACCGACCTCAAGGAAGGCTCCGTCAAGACCGTTCAGGGCGAGAGTGTCAAGATCAACCTTCACGGTGGCGCTTTCTTTAACAAGTCAAAGGTTGTTAAGGCCGACATCATGACCAGCAATGGCGTGATTCACGTGATCGACTCGGTTCTTCTTCCTCCGTCCGTCGCCGCAAAGCTCTAA
- a CDS encoding glycosyltransferase family 4 protein codes for MCSSSAVSGAERHVFALSTNLRHRGHYVQVITPGPGWLPTALFEEEIPNHQIGMRGRGWLNTLGYTVKQIRKQKIDVVHTHLTRTAYIGHAAGLITRVPIITSVHIANNDNIYRRLARKHNRLIAVSDFVRGMLHGRGVPDRYIDTVYNGTDLLDIPHTDPRITKDTLGIEQDKKIVSIVGRICREKGHVEMIRAMRGVAAQHPDAHLMFVGRVVPGFEKELESELTNAKLHQRVTLTGERQDIPALLDAVSISAMPSYIETFGVAAVEAMARSKPVVASRVGGLPEVVKDGHTGILVDLEPDDIAKAVSYLLTNDNEREAMGIRARQAVEERFTTQRMVDRFEAIYAKAARS; via the coding sequence ATGTGCTCAAGCAGCGCCGTTTCTGGTGCTGAACGGCACGTTTTCGCGCTCTCGACTAACTTGCGTCACCGCGGGCATTACGTCCAAGTCATCACTCCTGGTCCCGGCTGGTTGCCGACTGCGCTCTTTGAAGAGGAGATTCCGAACCACCAAATCGGAATGCGTGGCAGAGGCTGGCTGAACACACTCGGCTACACCGTCAAACAAATTCGCAAGCAAAAGATTGACGTCGTCCACACCCACCTTACGCGAACGGCGTACATAGGCCACGCGGCTGGTTTGATCACTCGGGTGCCAATCATCACCTCCGTTCACATCGCTAACAACGATAACATCTACCGCCGTTTAGCGCGAAAGCACAATCGGCTGATCGCGGTTAGCGACTTCGTCCGCGGGATGCTCCATGGTCGAGGTGTTCCGGATCGATACATTGACACCGTCTACAACGGAACCGATTTGCTGGACATTCCGCACACCGATCCAAGAATCACCAAAGACACTCTTGGGATCGAACAAGACAAAAAGATTGTCTCCATCGTAGGTCGGATTTGCCGAGAGAAGGGGCATGTTGAGATGATTCGGGCGATGCGAGGAGTTGCCGCCCAACACCCAGATGCGCACCTCATGTTCGTTGGTCGGGTCGTTCCTGGCTTCGAGAAGGAACTGGAAAGCGAGCTGACCAACGCAAAGCTCCACCAAAGGGTGACACTCACCGGTGAGCGACAGGACATTCCAGCTCTGCTGGATGCGGTTTCGATTTCGGCGATGCCTTCCTACATCGAAACGTTTGGAGTTGCTGCGGTAGAAGCAATGGCTCGTTCCAAGCCAGTGGTAGCGTCGCGCGTCGGCGGTTTACCGGAAGTTGTCAAAGACGGCCACACCGGAATCCTGGTCGACCTCGAACCAGACGACATCGCCAAAGCCGTTTCTTACCTGCTGACAAATGACAACGAGCGCGAGGCCATGGGCATTCGCGCTCGTCAGGCAGTCGAGGAACGATTCACCACCCAGAGGATGGTGGATCGCTTCGAGGCAATTTATGCCAAAGCCGCCCGAAGTTAG
- a CDS encoding MFS transporter, whose protein sequence is MESENGPLNRRIFDFLFAPDSKFVRVFRHRDFRIMWMGAFLSFIGSWVQNVGQGFLVYDITQSKEKLALISFCGMVPVTFLGPFGGSIVDRFDRRKLLIWTQVMLALGSFIVFFSYLRMGRNMPIEILVFVALMGGTVSCLEMPARQLVIADTIPREDLPVAIPFQGLTFNLARVVGPAIGGILLATIGVQACYLVNGISFAALVIATLAIRTQLSMSKGKGEPIGDLLKEGYLYTMQEPRLKALFYLETGVSLFALFYLVQLPALAKDILHLGTRGVGDVYTAVGVGSILALTLTAKTADLHIKGYLVRGAITAMAVGLAGLALLENRFLVFGILVMLGMASVTLFNTCNSLFQLIAPERLRGRVLSMHIWALSGVGPLGVYPFGLLAEHHGLKIALAWAAGLTGGLATASWLLRLRLESE, encoded by the coding sequence ATGGAGTCGGAAAACGGTCCGTTGAATCGCCGCATTTTTGACTTCTTGTTTGCCCCAGACTCTAAGTTCGTTCGCGTTTTTCGACACAGGGATTTCAGGATCATGTGGATGGGCGCATTCCTCTCCTTCATTGGTTCTTGGGTGCAAAACGTTGGACAAGGATTCTTGGTCTACGATATCACTCAGAGCAAGGAAAAACTGGCTTTGATTTCGTTCTGTGGGATGGTTCCCGTCACATTCCTCGGTCCATTCGGCGGGTCGATTGTCGATAGGTTTGACCGTCGTAAGCTACTCATATGGACCCAAGTGATGCTTGCCTTGGGTTCGTTTATCGTATTCTTTTCTTATCTACGCATGGGGCGAAACATGCCGATCGAAATTTTGGTGTTTGTCGCCCTGATGGGCGGCACCGTATCGTGCCTTGAGATGCCGGCTCGGCAGTTGGTGATTGCAGATACGATTCCTAGAGAGGACCTGCCAGTGGCGATTCCGTTCCAGGGCCTCACGTTCAATCTTGCCAGGGTGGTGGGGCCTGCCATCGGAGGAATTCTGCTAGCCACCATCGGAGTTCAGGCTTGCTATCTCGTCAACGGAATCTCGTTTGCTGCCCTCGTGATCGCAACCCTTGCGATCCGCACCCAACTCTCGATGAGCAAAGGCAAGGGCGAACCGATTGGAGACTTGCTGAAGGAAGGGTATCTGTACACGATGCAGGAGCCCCGGCTCAAGGCACTTTTCTATCTAGAAACTGGGGTGTCTTTGTTCGCTCTGTTCTATCTTGTCCAACTTCCCGCACTGGCAAAAGACATCTTGCATCTCGGGACAAGAGGCGTGGGAGACGTTTACACTGCGGTCGGTGTCGGCTCAATCTTAGCCCTGACGCTGACAGCAAAAACGGCCGACCTACACATCAAAGGCTACTTGGTGCGCGGTGCGATCACCGCAATGGCGGTTGGCCTTGCCGGGCTCGCGCTTTTGGAGAACCGCTTCCTAGTCTTCGGCATTCTCGTCATGCTTGGGATGGCGAGCGTCACTCTGTTTAACACTTGCAACTCGCTCTTTCAGCTCATCGCGCCTGAACGGCTACGGGGTAGGGTGCTCTCGATGCACATCTGGGCTCTTAGCGGCGTAGGGCCGCTTGGTGTGTACCCTTTCGGGCTACTAGCCGAGCATCATGGTCTCAAGATAGCCCTCGCTTGGGCGGCGGGACTAACCGGTGGTCTCGCGACGGCTTCTTGGCTATTGCGGCTGCGTTTGGAGTCAGAATAG
- a CDS encoding Hsp20/alpha crystallin family protein, whose amino-acid sequence MARRESEELFWQGGGDLAKLSEELGGPRPRVAAKRVWEPLVDLIEETDRIVLKAEIAGVSTAGVDVIYIQERNSVVIRGRRDEDVDSEQARVGVYQLEILYGEFEREVRLPQVELNTNEMRAIFRHGLLIVLIPKAGARTIKLVVREN is encoded by the coding sequence ATGGCGAGGCGCGAATCTGAGGAGCTGTTTTGGCAAGGTGGTGGCGATCTTGCGAAGCTGAGCGAGGAGCTCGGCGGGCCGCGCCCAAGAGTCGCGGCAAAGCGAGTCTGGGAACCTCTGGTCGATCTTATCGAAGAGACGGACCGCATCGTGCTTAAGGCCGAAATTGCCGGAGTATCGACGGCTGGCGTCGATGTGATCTACATCCAGGAGCGAAATTCTGTCGTGATTCGGGGCAGAAGAGACGAGGATGTTGACTCCGAGCAAGCCCGGGTCGGCGTATATCAATTAGAGATTCTTTACGGCGAGTTCGAGCGCGAAGTGCGGTTACCCCAGGTTGAGTTGAATACCAACGAAATGCGGGCGATCTTCCGCCACGGGTTACTCATCGTCTTGATTCCAAAAGCGGGCGCGCGGACCATCAAACTGGTCGTACGCGAAAACTGA
- the lon gene encoding endopeptidase La produces the protein MSEVKLPIEEDIANELDLEASLAIAAIDAAEDDQPKPVVPEEISILPLRDSVVYPMLIAPLSVSRENGIQLIDESVSNSNRVIGVVAQRDPSLNEPGFEGVYEYGCAVIIRTLVKMNDTVRLIVQGVQRFRIVERLSEEPYLRARIELIDEPATEGHSEEELEALKRSVSALFDQAIRLSPGLPDELRSLTQAVNEPNVMADLVAAHMSLNVASKQEILETADLEERLKKLLSMLSKEVRVLELASKVQTEVNHELSKSQRDYYLREQLKAIQKELGEYDDRAEELDELRDKIETAELPEEADKEVRRDYDRMKRMNPGSPEYSVARTYVDTVLALPWHKSTVDNLDLRHSQSVLDGDHFGLEKVKDRIIEFLAVRKVKTDGRLRQPILCLVGPPGVGKTSLGRSVADALGRKYARISLGGMRDEAEVRGHRRTYIGAMPGQVVQALRRVESNNPVLVLDEIDKIGSDHRGDPSSALLEVLDPEQNSTFRDHYVDVPFNLSNVMFIATANRLDTIPAALRDRMEIIELGGYTEAEKIEIAVRHLIPKQTEEHGLKASRLQWNREAVVALVQHYTREAGVRNLEREIGSVTRKATRMFAEGRGAKVVVTPAFIEKSLGAPRFVHDLVSEREMVPGVAIGLAWTPVGGDVLFIETSKMPGSKGMMVTGQLGDVMKESVSAALTYIRSRADQFGLVSEQFEKQEIHVHVPAGAVPKDGPSAGVTMLTALVSLLTGRKVKDRLAMTGEFTLSGNVLPVGGIKEKVLAALRAGVTTLILPEANRKDYFEDVPADVQKQLKTYFVKTGDEVLKLALEK, from the coding sequence ATGTCTGAAGTAAAACTCCCCATAGAAGAAGATATTGCGAACGAGCTCGACCTTGAGGCCTCGCTGGCAATCGCGGCGATTGATGCCGCCGAGGATGACCAGCCAAAACCGGTTGTGCCGGAGGAGATAAGCATTCTTCCGCTGCGGGACAGTGTGGTCTATCCTATGCTCATCGCTCCGCTTTCGGTGTCTCGAGAGAATGGGATTCAGCTCATCGATGAATCGGTATCAAATTCAAATCGGGTGATTGGCGTTGTCGCCCAGCGCGATCCTTCGCTCAATGAGCCTGGGTTTGAAGGAGTCTACGAGTACGGCTGCGCCGTCATCATCCGAACCTTGGTTAAGATGAACGACACAGTTCGGCTCATCGTTCAAGGGGTTCAGCGCTTCCGAATCGTGGAGCGACTTTCGGAGGAGCCCTACCTGCGAGCGCGAATCGAGCTGATTGACGAACCTGCCACCGAAGGGCACAGCGAAGAAGAACTTGAGGCGTTGAAACGATCAGTCTCCGCCTTGTTTGACCAAGCGATTCGACTTTCGCCCGGCTTGCCGGACGAGCTGCGATCCTTGACTCAGGCGGTGAACGAACCGAACGTGATGGCAGACCTGGTTGCTGCCCACATGTCCCTAAACGTTGCCAGTAAGCAAGAAATCTTGGAGACGGCGGACCTTGAGGAGCGGCTCAAGAAGTTGCTTTCGATGCTCTCTAAGGAGGTTCGCGTTCTGGAACTTGCTTCCAAGGTTCAGACAGAAGTCAATCATGAGCTCAGCAAATCTCAGCGGGATTACTACTTGCGCGAGCAGCTAAAAGCGATTCAGAAGGAGCTTGGTGAGTACGACGACCGCGCTGAAGAGCTGGATGAGCTTCGAGACAAGATTGAGACAGCGGAGCTTCCGGAAGAGGCGGATAAAGAAGTCAGACGAGACTACGACCGAATGAAGCGCATGAACCCGGGCTCGCCGGAATACTCGGTGGCCAGAACTTACGTGGATACGGTTTTAGCTTTGCCGTGGCACAAGTCGACGGTAGACAATCTCGACCTGCGACATTCGCAGTCGGTCTTGGACGGCGATCACTTCGGCCTCGAAAAGGTCAAAGATAGGATCATTGAGTTTTTGGCGGTTCGGAAGGTGAAGACGGATGGACGTCTGCGACAACCAATCCTGTGTTTAGTCGGTCCTCCTGGAGTAGGGAAAACCTCACTGGGCCGTTCGGTAGCGGATGCTCTCGGTCGCAAGTACGCTCGGATTTCACTCGGCGGGATGCGCGACGAAGCAGAGGTGCGCGGGCATCGACGAACCTATATCGGAGCCATGCCCGGCCAGGTCGTTCAGGCTCTTCGACGAGTTGAATCAAACAATCCGGTTTTGGTTTTGGATGAGATTGATAAGATCGGCTCAGACCATCGGGGTGATCCGTCTTCAGCATTGCTGGAAGTCCTTGACCCGGAGCAAAACTCGACTTTTAGGGATCACTACGTGGATGTTCCGTTCAACCTGTCGAACGTGATGTTTATCGCCACAGCGAATCGGCTAGATACGATTCCGGCTGCACTGCGTGACCGAATGGAGATCATCGAACTCGGCGGCTACACCGAAGCAGAGAAGATAGAGATCGCGGTGCGCCACCTGATTCCGAAACAAACCGAGGAGCATGGGCTGAAGGCGTCAAGGTTGCAATGGAACCGCGAGGCCGTTGTAGCTCTGGTTCAGCATTACACTCGCGAGGCGGGAGTGCGAAACCTAGAGCGAGAAATTGGCTCGGTCACGAGAAAGGCGACCAGGATGTTTGCCGAGGGTCGGGGTGCGAAAGTTGTGGTCACGCCGGCGTTTATAGAGAAGTCGCTAGGTGCACCTAGGTTTGTACATGATTTGGTTTCCGAACGAGAGATGGTTCCGGGTGTAGCTATCGGTTTGGCATGGACTCCGGTGGGTGGAGACGTCCTCTTCATCGAGACCTCTAAAATGCCGGGTTCGAAGGGCATGATGGTGACCGGGCAGTTGGGTGACGTGATGAAGGAGTCAGTGAGCGCTGCTCTGACCTATATCCGTTCTCGCGCCGATCAGTTTGGTTTGGTTAGCGAACAGTTCGAGAAACAGGAGATACATGTTCACGTCCCGGCTGGTGCCGTTCCGAAGGACGGCCCAAGTGCGGGTGTGACCATGCTCACTGCTTTGGTTTCGCTGCTGACAGGGCGCAAAGTGAAGGATCGTCTGGCGATGACAGGTGAATTCACCCTCAGTGGAAATGTATTGCCCGTCGGAGGCATCAAAGAGAAGGTACTCGCTGCGCTTCGTGCAGGTGTCACGACACTGATTCTGCCGGAAGCGAACCGAAAGGACTACTTCGAAGACGTCCCAGCGGATGTCCAAAAGCAGCTCAAAACTTACTTCGTTAAGACGGGCGACGAGGTTCTAAAGCTCGCATTGGAGAAGTAA
- the mgtE gene encoding magnesium transporter, which yields MRTDENALVDRLSYLATEPDKYVVRAELENQRPEDLADALQRCEFEISLSVLQKLDAESAAYLLIELPDDTARDIVTQLPDATVAHYLDILPMDDALALREYLEDERFEALLNVIPDQDAQEIRRLLSYPEFSAGQMMTEDFVAVMPTDSMSDVLDLIRTTNDEEFETVNYIYVLSEDRHLLGLLTLKRVIRSKPSALAREVMVEDVITVPVTTEEEEVARTLARYGFSAIPVLDERGRMLGIVTADDAQEILDEAHTEDVLMLGGVSGDAENYLSLSVIELIKRRLPWLAVLFVAEFLTGNVLRYYLGNRADSDPSASLAILAKLQLVIPLLIGAGGNAGSQVTTTITRALALGEIRSSDWFRVLRREFLVAMCIGLLLGIFGFIRCVVKIPIIGWGSPLPLAIVVGFALPAIIVWAATVGSLLPIGAKRVGVDPAVMSAPFISTFVDATGLIIYFEIAHKVLATFGMSF from the coding sequence ATGAGAACGGACGAAAACGCCTTAGTTGACCGCCTTTCCTACCTAGCCACGGAGCCAGACAAGTATGTGGTTCGTGCGGAGCTAGAAAACCAGCGCCCAGAAGACCTTGCGGACGCTTTGCAGCGTTGTGAGTTTGAGATTTCCCTTTCTGTTCTGCAAAAGTTGGACGCCGAGTCTGCTGCTTACCTACTGATCGAACTGCCAGACGACACGGCCCGAGATATTGTTACGCAGCTTCCGGACGCTACAGTCGCACACTATCTTGATATTCTTCCGATGGATGATGCTCTCGCTTTGCGAGAATATTTGGAAGACGAACGATTTGAGGCACTTCTTAACGTTATTCCGGACCAAGATGCTCAAGAGATTCGGCGCCTGCTGAGCTATCCCGAATTCTCGGCTGGTCAGATGATGACCGAAGACTTCGTTGCGGTTATGCCGACTGACTCAATGTCTGACGTACTCGATTTGATTCGAACAACGAACGATGAAGAATTTGAGACGGTCAACTATATTTACGTCCTTTCCGAAGATCGCCACCTTCTGGGACTTCTCACCCTAAAGCGAGTCATTCGCTCCAAACCCTCGGCTCTTGCTCGCGAGGTGATGGTTGAGGATGTGATTACAGTGCCAGTCACAACCGAAGAGGAAGAAGTGGCGCGAACTCTGGCCCGCTACGGATTCTCGGCAATTCCGGTTTTGGACGAGCGCGGTCGTATGCTCGGAATCGTTACGGCAGACGACGCCCAAGAGATTCTTGACGAAGCTCACACCGAGGACGTTCTCATGCTTGGTGGCGTCTCGGGTGATGCGGAGAACTATCTCTCATTGAGCGTTATTGAACTCATCAAGCGGCGACTGCCTTGGCTCGCTGTGCTTTTTGTGGCCGAGTTTTTGACTGGAAACGTATTGCGGTACTACCTGGGGAACCGGGCGGATTCTGACCCAAGTGCTTCGCTGGCTATCCTTGCAAAGCTTCAACTCGTTATTCCTCTGTTGATTGGCGCGGGAGGCAATGCCGGGTCTCAGGTGACAACAACGATTACTCGTGCCCTGGCTCTAGGCGAGATTCGGTCCTCGGATTGGTTTAGGGTCCTTCGCCGGGAATTTCTTGTCGCGATGTGTATTGGTCTGCTCTTAGGAATATTTGGCTTCATCCGCTGTGTAGTGAAAATTCCAATCATCGGCTGGGGTTCGCCCTTGCCGTTAGCTATCGTTGTCGGATTTGCCCTCCCGGCAATCATTGTATGGGCAGCTACGGTTGGCTCTTTACTCCCGATCGGGGCAAAGCGCGTAGGGGTTGATCCGGCGGTGATGAGTGCCCCGTTTATCTCGACCTTTGTCGATGCCACGGGGCTAATTATCTACTTCGAGATTGCGCACAAGGTTCTGGCGACGTTCGGAATGTCGTTCTAA